The following proteins are encoded in a genomic region of Pyxicephalus adspersus chromosome 9, UCB_Pads_2.0, whole genome shotgun sequence:
- the DEAF1 gene encoding deformed epidermal autoregulatory factor 1 homolog isoform X2: MVEALQQTDIQAERASLQIGDSLSTEKATLIVVHTDGSIMETQNIKVPTTPMTPGPERSPNSQSPGSEKDGSKYNWDHSVYDNELPVRCRNISGILYKNRLGSGGRGRCVKHGDGWYTPTEFEAMAGRASSKDWKRSIRYAGRPLQCLIQDGLLTPHAASCTCAACCDDLSLSGPIRLFIPYKRRKKEVEMSALSAKKDPAKDISLLPATAETTFTVSSSGQITATDSLTFEREATAEGTAILTEDSPTQGDVYTGATVLSALPALALAPSTLPKDTSPAVVNGLEVSEQQRSWLYLEEMVNSLLSTAQQLKNYVEHAKNEVAAASERKEFPSHLFQQTEEMDGKHEIILRQSCVNCGREAFNECTGCHKVNYCSIFCQRKDWKDHQHLCGQTQTLTVHAEDDHVTEKDPV; encoded by the exons ATGGTAGAAGCGCTGCAGCAAACGGATATACAG GCTGAGAGAGCTTCCCTACAAATTGGAGACAGCCTGAGCACAGAGAAAGCCACTCTGATTGTAGTACATACTGATGGCAGCATTATGGAAACGCAGAACATCAAAGTGCCAACAACCCCCATGACACCTG GACCTGAAAGGTCACCAAACTCGCAGTCCCCGGGATCAGAGAAAGATGGCTCAAAATACAACTGGGATCATTCAGTTTATGATAATGAACTACCTGTGAGGTGTCGTAATATAAGTGGAATCTTGTACAAGAATCGACTCGGATCAG GAGGCCGTGGGCGCTGTGTGAAGCATGGAGATGGGTGGTACACTCCAACTGAGTTTGAAGCCATGGCAGGAAGAGCCAGCagcaaagactggaaaagaagtATCCGATATGCAGGAAGACCCCTGCAGTGCCTTATACAG GATGGCCTGCTGACCCCTCATGCTGCTTCCTGTACGTGTGCAGCCTGCTGTGATGACCTCAGTCTT agCGGCCCCATCCGTCTGTTTATTCCATACAAACGTCGAAAGAAGGAAGTAGAGATGTCTGCGTTATCAGCCAAAAAAGACCCAGCAAAGGATATCAGCCTTCTACCAGCGACGGCAGAAACCACCT TCACTGTGTCCTCATCTGGGCAGATCACTGCTACAGATTCCCTGACCTTTGAGAGAGAGGCCACTGCAGAGGGAACCGCTATCCTCACCGAGGATAGCCCTACACAGGGGGATGTGTACACTGGAGCCACAG tGTTGTCGGCTCTCCCAGCACTCGCTCTGGCCCCCAGTACTCTCCCCAAGGATACCTCTCCTGCTGTGGTGAATGGATTGGAGGTATCTGAGCAGCAGAGGTCTTGGTTATATCTAGAAGAGATGGTGAATTCTTTGCTCAGCACTGCACAGCAGCTGAAGAACTATGTGGAACATGCCAAAAATGAGGTAGCAGCTGCCTCTGAAAGGAAGGAG TTTCCAAGTCATTTGTTTCAGCAGACAGAAGAGATGGATGGCAAACATGAGATAATACTTCGG cagTCCTGTGTTAATTGTGGAAGAGAAGCCTTTAATGAATGTACTGGTTGCCATAAAGTCAATTACTGCTCCATTTTCTGCCAACGCAAG gACTGGAAAGATCACCAGCATCTTTGTGGCCAAACTCAAACCCTGACTGTCCATGCTGAGGATGATCATGTCACAGAGAAGGATCCAGTCTGA
- the DEAF1 gene encoding deformed epidermal autoregulatory factor 1 homolog isoform X1 has product MDEAQASRLGLSEAAAAVAAVAAAVRDVPEVASVTVMTGPDGRSAAANGYTEVTVSSVGAPGENVFTTSVASTASLSEHVLAERASLQIGDSLSTEKATLIVVHTDGSIMETQNIKVPTTPMTPGPERSPNSQSPGSEKDGSKYNWDHSVYDNELPVRCRNISGILYKNRLGSGGRGRCVKHGDGWYTPTEFEAMAGRASSKDWKRSIRYAGRPLQCLIQDGLLTPHAASCTCAACCDDLSLSGPIRLFIPYKRRKKEVEMSALSAKKDPAKDISLLPATAETTFTVSSSGQITATDSLTFEREATAEGTAILTEDSPTQGDVYTGATVLSALPALALAPSTLPKDTSPAVVNGLEVSEQQRSWLYLEEMVNSLLSTAQQLKNYVEHAKNEVAAASERKEFPSHLFQQTEEMDGKHEIILRQSCVNCGREAFNECTGCHKVNYCSIFCQRKDWKDHQHLCGQTQTLTVHAEDDHVTEKDPV; this is encoded by the exons ATGGATGAAGCTCAAGCATCCCGGCTCGGGTTatcagaagcagcagcagcagtggctGCAGTAGCTGCTGCTGTACGGGACGTGCCAGAAGTTGCCTCAGTCACTGTCATGACTGGGCCTGATGGTAGAAGCGCTGCAGCAAACGGATATACAG AGGTCACAGTGTCCAGTGTTGGAGCTCCGGGGGAGAATGTCTTCACCACTTCAGTGGCCAGCACAGCCTCCCTCTCTGAGCACGTCCTT GCTGAGAGAGCTTCCCTACAAATTGGAGACAGCCTGAGCACAGAGAAAGCCACTCTGATTGTAGTACATACTGATGGCAGCATTATGGAAACGCAGAACATCAAAGTGCCAACAACCCCCATGACACCTG GACCTGAAAGGTCACCAAACTCGCAGTCCCCGGGATCAGAGAAAGATGGCTCAAAATACAACTGGGATCATTCAGTTTATGATAATGAACTACCTGTGAGGTGTCGTAATATAAGTGGAATCTTGTACAAGAATCGACTCGGATCAG GAGGCCGTGGGCGCTGTGTGAAGCATGGAGATGGGTGGTACACTCCAACTGAGTTTGAAGCCATGGCAGGAAGAGCCAGCagcaaagactggaaaagaagtATCCGATATGCAGGAAGACCCCTGCAGTGCCTTATACAG GATGGCCTGCTGACCCCTCATGCTGCTTCCTGTACGTGTGCAGCCTGCTGTGATGACCTCAGTCTT agCGGCCCCATCCGTCTGTTTATTCCATACAAACGTCGAAAGAAGGAAGTAGAGATGTCTGCGTTATCAGCCAAAAAAGACCCAGCAAAGGATATCAGCCTTCTACCAGCGACGGCAGAAACCACCT TCACTGTGTCCTCATCTGGGCAGATCACTGCTACAGATTCCCTGACCTTTGAGAGAGAGGCCACTGCAGAGGGAACCGCTATCCTCACCGAGGATAGCCCTACACAGGGGGATGTGTACACTGGAGCCACAG tGTTGTCGGCTCTCCCAGCACTCGCTCTGGCCCCCAGTACTCTCCCCAAGGATACCTCTCCTGCTGTGGTGAATGGATTGGAGGTATCTGAGCAGCAGAGGTCTTGGTTATATCTAGAAGAGATGGTGAATTCTTTGCTCAGCACTGCACAGCAGCTGAAGAACTATGTGGAACATGCCAAAAATGAGGTAGCAGCTGCCTCTGAAAGGAAGGAG TTTCCAAGTCATTTGTTTCAGCAGACAGAAGAGATGGATGGCAAACATGAGATAATACTTCGG cagTCCTGTGTTAATTGTGGAAGAGAAGCCTTTAATGAATGTACTGGTTGCCATAAAGTCAATTACTGCTCCATTTTCTGCCAACGCAAG gACTGGAAAGATCACCAGCATCTTTGTGGCCAAACTCAAACCCTGACTGTCCATGCTGAGGATGATCATGTCACAGAGAAGGATCCAGTCTGA